In one window of Cydia fagiglandana chromosome 1, ilCydFagi1.1, whole genome shotgun sequence DNA:
- the LOC134671077 gene encoding uncharacterized protein LOC134671077: MVYGESLRLPGEMLVSAPDESRLDDPADFVVQLRRKMSSIRPAPVSRHSTRPIFISKNLPTATHVFLRDDTVRRPLQPPYTGPFAVVRRSTDGKTLTLDIKNKEVVVSVDRVKPAFVDSDETHSSGTPAPAALQPQDVPQAQPAEPAPPITIPADTTSNSRPYTTRSGRNVRFKDSDEYCYF; encoded by the coding sequence ATGGTATATGGCGAATCTCTCCGCCTACCCGGTGAGATGTTAGTCTCGGCGCCGGACGAAAGCAGACTCGACGATCCCGCTGATTTCGTCGTCCAGCTGCGACGCAAAATGTCGTCTATTCGCCCAGCTCCAGTTTCTCGCCACTCGACTCGTCCCATCTTTATCTCTAAAAATTTGCCTACAGCAACACACGTGTTCCTACGTGACGACACCGTACGACGCCCATTGCAACCTCCTTATACAGGTCCTTTTGCCGTAGTGAGGCGTTCCACGGACGGGAAAACCCTGACCCTGGACATTAAGAACAAAGAGGTTGTAGTGAGCGTCGATCGTGTCAAACCAGCTTTCGTGGACTCAGATGAGACCCATAGTTCTGGTACACCTGCTCCAGCGGCTCTGCAGCCTCAGGACGTACCTCAGGCGCAGCCGGCTGAGCCCGCTCCTCCTATTACTATACCTGCGGATACCACAAGCAATTCACGACCTTACACCACACGGTCAGGTCGTAACGTTAGGTTTAAGGACAGCGACGAATactgttatttttaa